A window of Aurantibacillus circumpalustris genomic DNA:
AAGATCATTTCTTTTAGCGTAGACTTCACTTTCTTTGCAACGCACCAGGTGAGCGATCTGACGGTCGGCATACCCTTTTTGCTTTGCTTCGTATAAGAGATCTTTTGAAAGACTTTTTAAATCAAATTTTTCAATTTCGTTTTCGAGAGCAATCATTTCTTCTATTTGCTGAAGAAACCACATATCAATGCGAGTAAGCTTTTGAATGGTTTTGATAGAAATTCCCATTTTCATGGCATCGTAAATCATAAACAAACGGTTCCAACTCGGACGCTCAAGCGCTCTCAATAGTTCTGCCTGATCGGTAATTTCTTTTCCGTCGGCACCTAAGCCATTACGTTTTATTTCTAAACTCTGACAGGCCTTTTGCAAGGCTTCCTGAAAACTTCTTCCAATGGCCATTACTTCACCAACCGATTTCATTTGGAAACCAAGTTCGCGGTTACAGCCTTTAAATTTATCGAAGTTCCAACGCGGAATTTTTACGATCACATAATCTAACGTTGGTTCAAAATAAGCGGAAGTAGATTTTGTAATTTGATTAATGAGTTCATCCAAATGATAACCAATTGCCAGCTTGCTAGCTATACGTGCGATAGGATACCCCGTTGCTTTGCTTGCAAGGGCAGAAGAACGCGATACACGTGGATTAATTTCTATAGCAATAATTTCTTCTTTTGCATCATCACTTACCGCGAACTGAACATTACAACCACCGGCAAAGTTTCCAATACTGCGCATCATCTTAATGGCCATGGTACGCATTTTTTGATACGTTGAATCGCTCAAAGTCATTGCAGGAGCTACTGTAATACTGTCTCCTGTGTGTACACCCATTGGGTCAAAATTTTCAATGGAACAAATAATGGCTACATTATCATTTTTATCACGCAATAGCTCTAATTCGTATTCTTTCCAACCTAATACAGCTTTGTCTATAAGTACTTCATGAATTGGAGATGTTTGTAGACCGCGATTTAATAAGGCATCGAAATTTTCTTTTTCATATACCACCGATCCACCACTACCACCAAGTGTAAACGAAGGACGAATTACCAGAGGGAATCCAAATTCCTGAGCGATACTTTTTCCTTCAAGAAATGATTTTGCTATTTTGCTTGGGGCCATTGCGACACCTATCTCTTCCATGCGTATTCTAAAAAGATCACGGTCTTCAGTAACTTTGATGGCTTCAATATCAACACCAATCATCTTTACGTTGTATTTTTTCCAAATCCCCATATCCTCACATTTAAGTGCAAGGTTTAAGGCAGTTTGTCCTCCCATGGTTGGAAGTACAGCGTCTATCTTTTGTTCTTCAAGAATTTTAATAATTGATTTTACTTCTAAGGGTAGTAGGTAAATATTATCAGCAGTAACTTTATCCGTCATAATTGTAGCCGGATTGGAGTTAATAAGGGTTACTTCAATTCCTTCTTCACGAAGACTTTTGGCCGATTGAGAACCGGAGTAGTCAAATTCGCATGCTTGTCCAATAACAATAGGGCCTGAGCCTATGATTAAAACGGATTTTATAGAGGTATCTTTTGGCATAGTGTACAGTGAATTTAAAAATCCTGCAAAGATAGCAAGAAGATGGATTTTTTGGACGAAAGATATTGACTAAATATTAAATAAACTTCATAAAAAAAGCCGAAAGTTTTTTCTTTCGGCTTTTTTCTTTAAAGGGTCTATTTTTTACTGTTGTGATTCAGGAGCTGGCTCCTTTTTACCTTTTGCTTCAGCTACAACAATATTACGTTCGTAATGTTCTGTGCCATTTAATGCATTGATTGCGACGTTTGCTTCAGCATCATTTGACATTTCAACAAACCCGTAACCTTTGCTACGTCTTGTTTCCTTGTCCTTAATGATTCTAACGCTAGTTACTTCACCGTACTGCGAGAAAAGTTCGCTAAGAGATTGCTCTCTTACTTTAAAACTGATGTTGCTAATAAAAATGTTCATAGTTGTCTGTTTTTGTGTGTTAAGTAAAGGTATTGATAAAAAACAAAAAAGCAAATATTTTTACAAATATTGTTAAATGTTTACCACTTTTTTAACAAAAAACCGATTAACTATTTAAAAAAGAATGGCTTCTACGCTAATTTCTACATTAGCATCTTTTGGTAGGCGTGCAGCCTGAATAGTTGCACGTGCCGGAAATTCCCCCTTAAAATAAGAAGCGTAAACCTCATTTACGTGAACAAAATTATTCATATCATTAAGAAAAATAGTGCTTTTTACCACATTATCGAATGTACAACCTCCAGCTTTTAGAATGGCGCCAATATAATCCATCACCATTTTAGTTTCTTCTTTAATGGTTGTTTTAACCAATTGTTTACTTTGAAGATCCATAGCAATGGTTCCGCTAATAAACATAATGTTTCCAACAATTATTGCCTGATTATAAGGTCCAATAGGGGATGGCGCATCTGGAGTATTGATTATTTTTTTCATGTTTGTGTTGAGTTAGTGTAACAAATATAACAAATTGTCTTAATGTGATTTTTTTGATTTGTAATAAGTTTTTAATCTTGGTTACGCATTTTTACCATAGTTAGAATAGTAGCAATAGCAACGGTTTCACCGGTTTCGTCGTAAACATCTACCAACCATTTTACAATTCCCTTGGCAACATCCTCTTCATTTTTTTTCTCTTGAACAATTTTTTCCTTACACGTAAAACGCACACCAATTGTACTTCCCATGTAAACAGGTTTGGTAAAACGGCACTCGTCTATTCCGTAATTTAATAAAACTGGACCCTTTTTTGCGTTTACAAATAATCCTGCTGCCTTGCTCAAAATGTAGTATCCATGTGCAACTCGACCAGTGAAAATAGTTCCATCCAAACTTGTTACATCTGTATGGGCGTAAAAATGATCTCCACTTACGTTTGCAAAATTAACCACGTCAGCCTCTGTTACGGTATGTTTTGCCGTGATTAAGGTTTCTCCAATTTCTAAATCCTCAAAGTATTGACGGAAAGGATGAATGTCTTTTTCAATTTGTTTTGCTCCTTGTTGGTATTGATTTAAAATATGGGTTATGGTTGTTGGAGAACCTTGAATAGCAGTACGTTGCAAATAATGAAACACACCACGTTTGCCGCCCATTTCTTCACCTCCGCCAGCGCGACCAGGTCCACCATGCACCAATAATGGCATTGGTGAACCGTGACCTGTGCTTTCTTTCGCACATTCGTTATTCAAAACTAAAATTCGTCCGTGCATACAGGCTGCACCAATGGTGTACATTCGTGCAATACGATCATCGGCAGTAATGATACTACTTACCAGACTACCTTTTCCCATTTTGCTTAACTCAATAGCTTCATCGATTGTTTTATAAGGCATAATGGTACTAACAGGACCAAAGGCTTCAACACTATGACAATCTGTATTCGTAAAAGGTTTTTCATTCAAGAAAATAATAGGAGGCATAAACGCACCTTTATGTTTATCAGCGCCTTTCACTTCAAATTTTTCAAAATCACCAATGATTATTTTTTGAGTTTTAGAAAGCAATTCAACTTTTTCTTTTACTTCAATGAGTTGTGCTTGTCCAGCCAAAGAGCCCATTCTAACACCTTCTACATTTGGATCTCCTATAATACTCTGAGCCAGTCGTTTACCCAATGCTATATGAACATCTTCTACCATGTTTTCTGGCACAATAATCCGTCGAACCGCCGTACATTTTTGTCCTGCCTTTGTAGTTATTTCACGTGCAATTTCTTTAATAAAAATATCAAACTCAGGCATTGCGGTGGTAACATCTGTTCCAAGAACGCAGCAATTCAATGAATCTGCTTCCATATTAAAGTGCACAGATTCTTGTAATAAGCGTGGATGAGCTTTTAGCATTTTTCCTGTAGAAGCAGAACCAGTAAAGGTTACAACATCTTGATTCATCACATGATCGAGAATACCATTGGCGCTTCCACAAATTAATTGAAGCGCACCTTCTGGTAAAATTTTACTCGCAATAATTTCTTTTACAACAGCTTCGGTTAAAAAGGAGGTAACGGTTGCCGGTTTTACGATAGCAGGAACTCCTGCTAACCAGTTTACAGCCACCTTTTCAAGCATCCCCCAAACCGGGAAGTTAAAGGCGTTAATATGAATAGCAACACCTTCTTTTGGTACACAAATATGGTGACCAATAAAAGTGTTGTTCTTAGAAAGTCTGGCTACATCTCCGTCATAACAATAACTTTCGTTTGGAAACTGGCGACGCAAAGAGGCATAGCTAAATAAATTCCCAATACCACCTTCAATGTCTACCCAGCTATCAATTCGGGTTGCTCCGGTTGCCCAACTTACTTTATAAAAATCTTCTTTTTTATTTAAAAGATGCATGGCTAAAGCTTTCAACATCAGTCCACGCTCTTGAAAGGTCATTTTTCTTAGTTTCGGACCACCCACATTCCTTGCGTAGTCACACATCTGACCAAAATCAATACCTTTACTGCTTGTTGTAGCAATGGTTTCACCCGTTATGGCATTAAATAAATCTTGTCCTTTATCTGTTCCTGCCACCCATTTACCGCAGGCATAATTATGTAATTGATTCATAAATAGTATCCTTGTTTAAATAGATAAAAGTAAGAAAGGAATCACTAATAAACCATATTTTGTTTAAAAGCTGAACATAAATTTAACTGTTAGTTAAGTGTAGCGCTAATAATTTGATTTTTGTTAAAAAAACTATTCACTAGCTTTTTTGATTGAAACACTTTAATTTAGTGCTTAGTAAATGGTTAAGATTAGTACGCATAATATTGAAATTTCGGTGGAAGTGAAATACTGGCCTCAGCACAGTATGCCAAAGGAGAATCATTATTTCTTTGTTTATTTTATCAGTATCGAAAATAAAAGTGATTATGCTGTTCAATTACTTAAAAGACATTGGGATATTTTTGATAGTATTGGTGACGCGCGTGAGGTTGACGGTGAAGGCGTTGTAGGGGAAACTCCAGTTTTAGAACCGGGTCAAAAATTTGAATACAATAGTGGTTGCAATCTTACCAGCGAAATGGGACACATGAAGGGGTATTACACGCTTTTAAAAATATTAGATGGTACTGAGTTTAATGTTGAAATTCCAAAATTCAATCTCATCGTGCCGGCAAAAATGAATTAGAGTAGTTTAGACCTCGATTTTATATTCCGTTGAATCTTTTACTGTTCCATTATTATTATTAAAGTGTTTCCAATGCCCAATTTTTTTATCATTTTTATAAAAACCTTCTTCTATTTTACATTTTCCCGAAGAACACGTTAGTGGTTTTGCGTTTACAATAGAATCTATCGGGCAGGCTATGGATGCATTTATGTTGGAAAGTCCTATCTCGTAAATAATCCAGTGACCTTGCCTTAGGCCATTTATATCTAAGTAGTTAACTGTGTCTTGGTTA
This region includes:
- the carB gene encoding carbamoyl-phosphate synthase large subunit translates to MPKDTSIKSVLIIGSGPIVIGQACEFDYSGSQSAKSLREEGIEVTLINSNPATIMTDKVTADNIYLLPLEVKSIIKILEEQKIDAVLPTMGGQTALNLALKCEDMGIWKKYNVKMIGVDIEAIKVTEDRDLFRIRMEEIGVAMAPSKIAKSFLEGKSIAQEFGFPLVIRPSFTLGGSGGSVVYEKENFDALLNRGLQTSPIHEVLIDKAVLGWKEYELELLRDKNDNVAIICSIENFDPMGVHTGDSITVAPAMTLSDSTYQKMRTMAIKMMRSIGNFAGGCNVQFAVSDDAKEEIIAIEINPRVSRSSALASKATGYPIARIASKLAIGYHLDELINQITKSTSAYFEPTLDYVIVKIPRWNFDKFKGCNRELGFQMKSVGEVMAIGRSFQEALQKACQSLEIKRNGLGADGKEITDQAELLRALERPSWNRLFMIYDAMKMGISIKTIQKLTRIDMWFLQQIEEMIALENEIEKFDLKSLSKDLLYEAKQKGYADRQIAHLVRCKESEVYAKRNDLGIKRVYKLVDTCAAEFEAKTPYYYSTFEDENESVSSNKKKVVILGSGPNRIGQGIEFDYSCVHGVLAAKECGYETIMINCNPETVSTDFSTADKLYFEPVFWEHIYDIILHEKPEGVIVQLGGQTALKLAEKLDRYGIKIIGTDFKSLDLAEDRGSFSTLLKNNNIPYPEFGVIEDAEEAITLSKRLGFPLLVRPSYVLGGQSMKIVINEQELEQHVVKLLNDLPDNKVLLDHFLQGAIEAEADAICDGKDVYIIGIMEHIEPAGIHSGDSYAVLPPFDLSADVIKQIEQHTRTIAVALNTVGLLNIQFAVKDGKVYIIEANPRASRTVPFIAKAYDEPYVNYATKVMLGAKKVKDFKFAPRKIGYAIKIPVFSYEKFPEIQKELGPEMKSTGEAIYFIDNLQDEFFQNVYSERNLYLSK
- a CDS encoding RNA recognition motif domain-containing protein: MNIFISNISFKVREQSLSELFSQYGEVTSVRIIKDKETRRSKGYGFVEMSNDAEANVAINALNGTEHYERNIVVAEAKGKKEPAPESQQ
- a CDS encoding Rid family detoxifying hydrolase, whose product is MKKIINTPDAPSPIGPYNQAIIVGNIMFISGTIAMDLQSKQLVKTTIKEETKMVMDYIGAILKAGGCTFDNVVKSTIFLNDMNNFVHVNEVYASYFKGEFPARATIQAARLPKDANVEISVEAILF
- the paaZ gene encoding phenylacetic acid degradation bifunctional protein PaaZ; the protein is MNQLHNYACGKWVAGTDKGQDLFNAITGETIATTSSKGIDFGQMCDYARNVGGPKLRKMTFQERGLMLKALAMHLLNKKEDFYKVSWATGATRIDSWVDIEGGIGNLFSYASLRRQFPNESYCYDGDVARLSKNNTFIGHHICVPKEGVAIHINAFNFPVWGMLEKVAVNWLAGVPAIVKPATVTSFLTEAVVKEIIASKILPEGALQLICGSANGILDHVMNQDVVTFTGSASTGKMLKAHPRLLQESVHFNMEADSLNCCVLGTDVTTAMPEFDIFIKEIAREITTKAGQKCTAVRRIIVPENMVEDVHIALGKRLAQSIIGDPNVEGVRMGSLAGQAQLIEVKEKVELLSKTQKIIIGDFEKFEVKGADKHKGAFMPPIIFLNEKPFTNTDCHSVEAFGPVSTIMPYKTIDEAIELSKMGKGSLVSSIITADDRIARMYTIGAACMHGRILVLNNECAKESTGHGSPMPLLVHGGPGRAGGGEEMGGKRGVFHYLQRTAIQGSPTTITHILNQYQQGAKQIEKDIHPFRQYFEDLEIGETLITAKHTVTEADVVNFANVSGDHFYAHTDVTSLDGTIFTGRVAHGYYILSKAAGLFVNAKKGPVLLNYGIDECRFTKPVYMGSTIGVRFTCKEKIVQEKKNEEDVAKGIVKWLVDVYDETGETVAIATILTMVKMRNQD
- the apaG gene encoding Co2+/Mg2+ efflux protein ApaG gives rise to the protein MVKISTHNIEISVEVKYWPQHSMPKENHYFFVYFISIENKSDYAVQLLKRHWDIFDSIGDAREVDGEGVVGETPVLEPGQKFEYNSGCNLTSEMGHMKGYYTLLKILDGTEFNVEIPKFNLIVPAKMN